In Streptomyces sp. NBC_00569, a single genomic region encodes these proteins:
- the efp gene encoding elongation factor P yields MASTNDLKNGLVLKLDGGQLWSVVEFQHVKPGKGPAFVRTKLKNVLSGKVVDKTFNAGVKVETATIDKRDMQFSYMDGEYFVFMDMQTYDQLMVDRKSVGDAANFLIEGFTASVAQHEGEVLFVELPAAVELVVQETEPGVQGDRSTGGTKPATLETGHQIQVPLFITTGEKIKVDTRTSDYLGRVNS; encoded by the coding sequence GTGGCTTCCACGAACGACCTCAAGAACGGCCTGGTGCTCAAGCTCGACGGGGGCCAGCTCTGGTCCGTCGTCGAGTTCCAGCACGTCAAGCCCGGCAAGGGCCCTGCCTTTGTGCGCACCAAGCTCAAGAACGTGCTCTCCGGGAAGGTCGTCGACAAGACCTTCAACGCCGGCGTCAAGGTCGAGACGGCCACGATCGACAAGCGCGACATGCAGTTCTCGTACATGGACGGCGAGTACTTCGTCTTCATGGACATGCAGACGTACGACCAGCTCATGGTCGACCGCAAGTCCGTCGGTGACGCCGCCAACTTCCTGATCGAGGGCTTCACCGCCTCCGTCGCGCAGCACGAGGGCGAGGTGCTCTTCGTCGAGCTGCCGGCCGCCGTCGAGCTCGTCGTCCAGGAGACCGAGCCCGGTGTCCAGGGCGACCGCTCCACCGGTGGCACCAAGCCCGCCACGCTGGAGACCGGCCACCAGATCCAGGTGCCGCTCTTCATCACGACCGGCGAGAAGATCAAGGTCGACACCCGCACGAGCGACTACCTCGGCCGGGTGAACAGCTAA
- the nusB gene encoding transcription antitermination factor NusB translates to MAARNTARKRAFQILFEADQRGVDVQTVLADWIRLSRSDTRQPPVSEYTMELVEGYARKTARIDELIAQYAVGWTLDRMPVVDRNILRLGAYELVWVDDTPDAVVLDEAVQLAKEFSTDDSPAFVNGLLGRFKDLKPTLRRDEA, encoded by the coding sequence GTGGCTGCTCGCAACACGGCCCGCAAGCGCGCCTTCCAGATCCTTTTCGAGGCAGACCAGCGCGGAGTCGACGTCCAGACGGTCCTCGCGGACTGGATCCGGCTCTCCCGGTCCGACACCCGGCAGCCGCCGGTCAGCGAGTACACGATGGAGCTGGTCGAGGGATACGCGCGCAAGACCGCGCGTATCGACGAGCTCATCGCGCAGTACGCCGTCGGGTGGACCCTGGACAGGATGCCGGTCGTCGACCGCAACATCCTGCGCCTGGGCGCCTACGAGCTCGTCTGGGTCGACGACACCCCGGACGCCGTGGTGCTCGACGAGGCCGTGCAGCTCGCCAAGGAGTTCTCCACGGACGACTCCCCGGCCTTCGTCAACGGGCTTCTGGGCCGCTTCAAGGACCTGAAGCCGACGCTGCGCCGCGACGAGGCATAG
- the bldD gene encoding transcriptional regulator BldD produces MSSEYAKQLGAKLRAIRTQQGLSLHGVEEKSQGRWKAVVVGSYERGDRAVTVQRLAELADFYGVPVQELLPGTTPGGAAEPPPKLVLDLERLAHVPPEKAGPLQRYAATIQSQRGDYNGKVLSIRQDDLRTLAVIYDQSPSVLTEQLISWGVLDADARRAVAHDDL; encoded by the coding sequence ATGTCCAGCGAATACGCCAAACAGCTCGGGGCCAAGCTCCGCGCCATCCGCACCCAGCAGGGCCTTTCCCTCCACGGCGTCGAGGAGAAGTCCCAGGGACGCTGGAAGGCGGTCGTGGTCGGTTCGTACGAGCGCGGCGACCGTGCCGTGACCGTGCAGCGCCTTGCCGAGCTGGCGGATTTCTACGGGGTGCCGGTGCAGGAGCTCCTGCCGGGCACCACGCCGGGCGGTGCGGCCGAGCCCCCGCCGAAGCTCGTTCTCGACCTCGAGCGCCTGGCCCACGTCCCGCCGGAGAAGGCGGGCCCCCTGCAGCGCTACGCGGCGACGATCCAGTCCCAGCGCGGTGACTACAACGGCAAGGTGCTGTCGATCCGCCAGGACGACCTGCGCACCCTCGCCGTCATCTACGACCAGTCGCCCTCGGTCCTCACCGAGCAGCTCATCAGCTGGGGCGTCCTGGACGCCGACGCGCGTCGCGCTGTCGCACACGACGACCTCTGA
- the pyrR gene encoding bifunctional pyr operon transcriptional regulator/uracil phosphoribosyltransferase PyrR translates to MDISSSDEARPVLEGPDIARVLTRIAHEIVERAKGAEDVVLLGIPTRGVFLARRLADKLEEITGQKIPVGSLDITMYRDDLRMHPPRALARTEIPADGIDGRLVVLVDDVLFSGRTIRAALDALNDIGRPRAVQLAVLVDRGHRELPIRADYVGKNLPTSLRETVKVQLAEEDGRDSVLLGAKRTAPAGEQ, encoded by the coding sequence ATGGACATCAGCAGCTCCGATGAGGCACGCCCCGTACTCGAGGGCCCCGACATCGCGCGGGTACTGACCCGCATCGCTCACGAGATCGTCGAGCGCGCCAAGGGCGCCGAAGACGTCGTGCTCCTGGGCATTCCCACCCGCGGCGTCTTCCTGGCCCGCCGGCTCGCGGACAAGCTCGAAGAGATCACCGGACAGAAGATCCCGGTCGGCTCCCTCGACATCACCATGTACCGCGACGACCTGCGCATGCACCCGCCGCGTGCGCTGGCCCGCACGGAGATCCCCGCCGACGGCATCGACGGCCGCCTCGTCGTCCTCGTCGACGACGTGCTCTTCTCAGGCCGCACCATCCGCGCCGCACTCGACGCCCTGAACGACATCGGGCGCCCCCGCGCCGTGCAGCTCGCGGTCCTCGTCGACCGCGGCCACCGCGAACTCCCCATTCGAGCCGACTACGTCGGCAAGAACCTCCCCACGTCGCTGCGGGAGACGGTCAAGGTCCAGCTCGCCGAGGAGGACGGACGCGACTCCGTGCTGCTCGGCGCCAAGCGGACCGCTCCGGCCGGCGAGCAGTAG
- a CDS encoding aspartate carbamoyltransferase catalytic subunit — protein MMRHLISAADLTRDDAVLILDTAEEMARVADRPIKKLPALRGRTICNLFFEDSTRTRISFEAAEKRLSADVINFAAKGSSVSKGESLKDTAQTLEAMGVDAVVIRHGASGAPYRLATSGWIDAPVINAGDGTHQHPTQALLDAFTMRRRLVGRDAGLGKDLEGKRITLVGDVLHSRVARSNVDLLHTLGAEVTLVAPPTLVPVGVETWPCEVSYDLDSTLPKSDAVMMLRVQRERMNAAFFPTEREYSRRYGLDGDRMAKMPEHAIVMHPGPMVRGMEITAEVADSDRCTVIEQVANGVSIRMAVLYLLLGGNEPAVTHTRTEEK, from the coding sequence ATGATGCGACACCTCATCTCGGCCGCCGACCTCACCCGCGACGACGCCGTCCTCATCCTCGACACCGCCGAGGAGATGGCCCGGGTCGCCGACCGGCCGATCAAGAAGCTGCCCGCCCTGCGCGGCCGCACGATCTGCAACCTCTTCTTCGAGGACTCGACCCGCACCCGGATCTCCTTCGAGGCCGCCGAGAAGCGCCTCTCCGCGGACGTCATCAACTTCGCCGCCAAGGGATCCAGCGTCTCCAAGGGCGAGTCCCTCAAGGACACCGCCCAGACCCTGGAGGCGATGGGCGTCGACGCCGTCGTCATCCGGCACGGCGCCTCCGGCGCGCCCTACCGCCTCGCCACCTCGGGCTGGATCGACGCCCCGGTCATCAACGCGGGCGACGGCACCCACCAGCACCCCACGCAGGCGCTCCTCGACGCGTTCACCATGCGCCGCCGCCTCGTCGGCCGCGACGCCGGACTCGGCAAGGACCTCGAGGGCAAGCGCATCACGCTCGTCGGGGACGTCCTGCACAGCCGAGTCGCCCGCTCGAACGTCGACCTGCTGCACACCCTCGGCGCCGAGGTCACCCTCGTCGCCCCGCCCACCCTCGTCCCGGTCGGCGTCGAGACCTGGCCCTGCGAGGTCTCGTACGACCTCGACAGCACCCTGCCGAAGTCCGACGCCGTCATGATGCTGCGCGTCCAGCGCGAGCGGATGAACGCCGCCTTCTTCCCGACCGAGCGCGAGTACTCGCGGCGCTACGGCCTGGACGGCGACCGCATGGCGAAGATGCCCGAGCACGCCATCGTGATGCACCCGGGCCCGATGGTCCGCGGCATGGAGATCACCGCCGAGGTCGCCGACTCCGACCGCTGCACGGTCATCGAGCAGGTCGCCAACGGCGTCTCCATCCGCATGGCCGTCCTGTACCTGCTTCTGGGCGGCAACGAGCCCGCCGTCACCCACACCCGTACCGAGGAGAAGTAA